A region of Plantactinospora sp. BC1 DNA encodes the following proteins:
- the metH gene encoding methionine synthase, whose product MPTPLRDALGGRVLVADGAMGTMLQAAELTLDDFEGHEGCNEILNVSRPDVVRSVHDGYLAAGADCVETNTFGTNLSALREYGIEHRIAELAEAGARLARQAADAAGTPDRPRYVLGAMGPGTKLPTLGHLGYAELRDAYQANAAGLVAGGADGLIVETCQDLLQVRAAVVGARRALAEAGRELPVICHVTVETTGTMLLGTEIGAALTALEPLGIDLIGLNCATGPAEMTEHLRHLSRHARIPLSVMPNAGLPELTADGARYPLTPEELAEALAGFVEEYGLCLVGGCCGTTPAHIRAVVDRLGEVAVPPRTPEPEPGVASLYHQVPFAQDASVLMVGERTNANGSRAFREAMLAGDWQACVEIARSQARDGSHLLDLCVDYVGRDGVRDMREIAGRFATASTLPIMLDSTEPAVIEAGLEMLGGRCVVNSVNFEDGDGPDSRYARVLPLVREHGAAVVALTIDEEGQARTADWKVRVASRLIDDLTGRWGIDRRDILVDCLTFPVATGQEETRRDGIETIEAIREIARRYPGVNFTLGISNVSFGLNPAARQVLNSVFLHECVQAGLTSAIVHASKILPMARIPDEQREAALDLVYDRRRPGHDPVARFIELFEGVDAASARATRAEELAALPVDERLKRRVIDGERNGLEADLDEALTGRPALAIVNDLLLDGMRVVGELFGAGQMQLPFVLQSAEVMKAAVGHLEPHMEKSDDGGKGRIVLATVKGDVHDIGKNLVDIILTNNGYEVVNIGIKQPIAAILEAAEEHAADAVGMSGLLVKSTVVMKENLAEMASRGVAGRWPVLLGGAALTRSYVEDDLRSTYPGEVHYARDAFEGLSLMDRLMAAKRGGAPVVDAEREAALAARRARRDRQRARTAAVLPELSDASVRSDVAVAVEVPAPPFFGTRVVKGIPLADYAALLDERATFAGQWGLRGSRGGSGPSYEELVETEGRPRLRSWLDRLAADRVLEAAVVYGYFPAYSDGNDLVLLDERGEAERARFSFPRQRQERRLCLADFFRPRGERLDVVALQLVTVGEPVGEYAAKLFAGDEYRDYLEVHGLSVQLTEALAEYWHRRIRAELTLPDGRTVADDDPDDLAGLLRTDYRGCRYAFGYPACPDLEDRAKLVELLGAERIGVRLSEEFQLVPEQATDAIVVHHPDAGYFNAR is encoded by the coding sequence GTGCCGACTCCGCTACGTGACGCCCTGGGCGGCCGGGTACTGGTCGCCGACGGCGCGATGGGGACGATGTTGCAGGCGGCCGAGCTGACCCTGGACGACTTCGAGGGGCACGAGGGCTGCAACGAGATACTCAACGTGAGCCGGCCCGACGTCGTCCGGTCGGTGCACGACGGGTACCTCGCCGCCGGGGCCGACTGCGTCGAGACGAACACCTTCGGGACGAACCTCTCCGCGCTGCGCGAGTACGGCATCGAGCACCGGATCGCCGAGCTGGCCGAGGCCGGCGCCCGGCTGGCCCGGCAGGCCGCCGACGCGGCGGGTACCCCGGACCGGCCCCGGTACGTGCTCGGCGCGATGGGGCCGGGGACCAAGCTGCCGACGCTGGGCCACCTCGGCTACGCCGAACTGCGCGACGCGTACCAGGCCAACGCGGCCGGGCTGGTCGCCGGCGGCGCGGACGGGCTGATCGTCGAAACCTGCCAGGACCTGCTCCAGGTCAGGGCCGCGGTCGTCGGGGCCCGGCGGGCGCTGGCCGAGGCGGGCCGGGAGCTGCCGGTGATCTGCCACGTCACGGTCGAGACCACCGGCACGATGCTGCTGGGCACCGAGATCGGCGCGGCGCTGACCGCGCTGGAGCCGCTCGGCATCGACCTGATCGGGCTCAACTGCGCCACCGGGCCGGCCGAGATGACCGAGCACCTGCGCCACCTGTCCCGGCACGCCCGGATCCCGCTGTCGGTGATGCCGAACGCCGGGCTGCCGGAGCTGACCGCCGACGGGGCCCGCTATCCGCTGACCCCGGAGGAGTTGGCGGAGGCGCTGGCCGGCTTCGTCGAGGAGTACGGGCTCTGCCTGGTCGGCGGCTGCTGCGGTACCACGCCCGCGCACATCCGGGCGGTGGTGGACCGGCTCGGTGAGGTGGCGGTGCCGCCCCGGACGCCCGAGCCGGAGCCGGGGGTGGCCAGCCTCTACCACCAGGTGCCGTTCGCCCAGGACGCCAGCGTGCTGATGGTCGGCGAGCGCACCAACGCCAACGGCTCCAGGGCGTTCCGGGAGGCGATGCTGGCCGGTGACTGGCAGGCGTGTGTCGAGATCGCCCGCAGCCAGGCCCGGGACGGTTCGCACCTGCTCGACCTCTGCGTCGACTACGTCGGCCGGGACGGCGTACGCGACATGCGGGAGATCGCCGGCCGGTTCGCCACCGCCTCCACCCTGCCGATCATGCTGGACTCGACCGAGCCGGCGGTGATCGAGGCCGGGCTGGAGATGCTCGGCGGCCGGTGCGTGGTCAACTCGGTGAACTTCGAGGACGGCGACGGCCCCGACTCCCGGTACGCCCGGGTGCTGCCGCTGGTCCGCGAGCACGGCGCCGCGGTGGTGGCGCTGACCATCGACGAGGAGGGGCAGGCCCGGACCGCCGACTGGAAGGTACGGGTGGCGTCCCGGCTGATCGACGACCTCACCGGCCGGTGGGGGATCGACCGCCGCGACATCCTGGTCGACTGCCTCACCTTCCCGGTCGCCACCGGCCAGGAGGAGACCCGGCGGGACGGCATCGAGACGATCGAGGCGATCCGGGAGATCGCCCGCCGCTATCCGGGGGTCAACTTCACGCTCGGCATCTCGAACGTCTCGTTCGGGCTGAACCCGGCGGCCCGGCAGGTGCTCAACTCGGTCTTCCTGCACGAGTGCGTGCAGGCCGGCCTGACCAGCGCGATCGTGCACGCCAGCAAGATCCTGCCGATGGCCAGGATCCCGGACGAGCAGCGCGAGGCGGCGCTGGACCTGGTCTACGACCGGCGCCGGCCCGGCCACGACCCGGTGGCCCGGTTCATCGAACTCTTCGAGGGGGTGGACGCCGCCTCGGCCCGGGCCACCCGGGCGGAGGAGTTGGCCGCGCTGCCGGTCGACGAACGGCTGAAGCGGCGGGTGATCGACGGCGAGCGCAACGGCCTGGAGGCCGACCTCGACGAGGCGCTGACCGGCCGCCCGGCGCTGGCGATCGTCAACGACCTGCTGCTGGACGGGATGAGGGTGGTCGGCGAGCTCTTCGGCGCCGGCCAGATGCAACTGCCGTTCGTGCTCCAGTCGGCCGAGGTGATGAAGGCGGCGGTGGGCCACCTCGAACCGCACATGGAGAAGTCCGACGACGGCGGCAAGGGCCGGATCGTGCTCGCCACCGTCAAGGGCGACGTGCACGACATCGGCAAGAACCTGGTGGACATCATCCTGACCAACAACGGCTACGAGGTGGTCAACATCGGCATCAAGCAGCCGATCGCGGCGATCCTGGAGGCGGCCGAGGAGCATGCCGCCGACGCCGTCGGGATGTCCGGGCTGCTGGTGAAGAGCACCGTGGTGATGAAGGAGAACCTCGCCGAGATGGCGTCCAGGGGGGTCGCCGGGCGCTGGCCGGTACTGCTCGGCGGTGCGGCGCTGACCCGGTCGTACGTCGAGGACGACCTCCGGTCGACGTACCCCGGCGAGGTGCACTACGCCCGGGACGCCTTCGAGGGACTGTCCCTGATGGACCGGCTGATGGCGGCGAAGCGCGGCGGCGCCCCGGTGGTGGACGCCGAGCGGGAGGCGGCGCTGGCCGCCCGGCGGGCCCGCCGCGATCGACAGCGGGCCCGAACCGCTGCGGTGCTGCCGGAACTCTCCGACGCCTCGGTCCGCTCCGACGTGGCGGTCGCCGTGGAGGTGCCGGCGCCGCCGTTCTTCGGTACCCGGGTGGTGAAGGGCATCCCGCTGGCCGACTACGCGGCCCTGCTCGACGAGCGGGCCACCTTCGCCGGCCAGTGGGGGCTGCGCGGGTCGCGCGGCGGCTCCGGGCCGAGCTACGAGGAGCTGGTGGAGACCGAGGGACGGCCCCGGCTGCGCTCCTGGCTGGACCGGCTCGCCGCCGACCGGGTGTTGGAGGCGGCGGTGGTCTACGGCTACTTCCCGGCGTACTCCGACGGCAACGACCTGGTGCTGCTCGACGAGCGGGGCGAGGCCGAACGGGCCCGGTTCAGCTTTCCCCGGCAGCGGCAGGAGCGCCGGCTCTGCCTCGCCGACTTCTTCCGGCCCCGGGGCGAGCGGCTCGACGTCGTCGCGCTGCAACTGGTCACCGTCGGGGAGCCGGTCGGCGAGTACGCCGCGAAGCTCTTCGCCGGGGACGAGTACCGCGACTACCTGGAGGTGCACGGGCTGTCGGTGCAGCTCACCGAGGCGCTCGCCGAGTACTGGCACCGCCGGATCCGGGCCGAGCTGACCCTGCCCGACGGCCGTACCGTGGCCGACGACGACCCGGACGACCTCGCCGGGCTGCTGCGTACCGACTACCGGGGCTGCCGGTACGCGTTCGGTTATCCGGCCTGCCCCGACCTGGAGGACCGGGCGAAGCTGGTCGAGCTGCTCGGCGCGGAGCGGATCGGGGTCCGGCTCTCCGAGGAGTTCCAGCTCGTGCCGGAGCAGGCGACCGACGCCATCGTGGTGCACCACCCGGACGCCGGCTACTTCAACGCCAGGTGA